The sequence CAAGTTCGGACACTAATGAGCACAAGAAATTTCAGAGGACAAACTCCATTAAGACTGAGCAAAAATCCACAGCTAAGAATGTGCACCTCTTAAAGTCAGAAACATCAACTATCcttaaaagtgagaaaactgACGTTGTGACGACAACAAAGAATGAACCTGGAGAACACAGACAGGTTAACATGAAAGTTAAAGAGAAGGCGAGTTTTGAATTGCGAGTATCGGCATCGGATCCTATTGGACCGCCAAAACTAACTTCTCTTGTTTACTGCAAAGATTCATTGCGAGACAAAATCCGAGAAATTATTGCAGAAGCACTGTGCAAAGTGTATAGTGAGGTGGACGATGATTTAAGAGAACAAGCAAATATCTGTGACCCTTTCCGAGTCGCTGTTTTAGTCGAGAGCGCAATGTTCGAGAAATGGGGCAAATCGAATGGTGGCCAAAAGTTCAAATACAGATCCATTATTTTCAACATCAAGGATCCCAACAACCCAGATTTCCGTAGAAAACTCTTGCTTGGGGATATTGAGCCTTGTGCCGTTCCTGATTTGACAGCAGAGGAAATGGCCAGTGATGAAAGGCAgattcagaatgacaaaatcaaagaaaaagcATTGTTTAACAGTGAGCTTGGAGGGCCTCCGAAGGCGAGCACTAACGAGTTTACTTGCAGTAGATGTAAGAAGAAGGAGACTACTTACTATCAGTTGCAAACTCGGAGTGCTGACGAGCCCATGACCACATTTGTAACATGCGTAAACTGCAATAAGCGCTGGAAGTTTTGATGTAGCCAGTAGAAATACAGGAATCGAATAAGCGCTTTAGGGGCTTGTTTGCACCATTCATTCTGGTCTCCAATCTCCCTTGGTTCATTTTTTTACCTGCTATATAGGATAAAAAAGGATTTGTTATAGAAGTTATGATAATATCTTCGGTCTTAGATGTTTGATCTTACTATTTCTTTATAACTCAAATCGCAGCTGCATGTTTGGAAATTTATGTGAATGTTCTCAAATTCTTGCAAGTGAATCGACGGATTATTTTCTGCTACATGTATAAAGTGTCTTCCAATTTGTTTTTATCGCTTTCAAATTCAGATTCCAAGTACAAGCCAACTTGATCTCtctcaaattaaattttgaatctggGTCGAAAAGTTCAAATTAAGTTGAATTTACCTCAAATTAaagttcaaaatcaaacttgTGAGGTGATTTAATTTAGTTACCAAATACGTTATTCTTCTCCTTTCCCAAATTATCAAACAAAATCATTTAAACTCAAACTCAGCTTCAAATATACCCAAACTTGCCTGCATTCATTTCAAAGCCAAaccaaatgataataaaatatacTGGAAAAATTTGCAAACCAGCTCGACTCGTGTTCAATCCTGAATCTGAATGAAAGTGACGAATAATCCATTTCGAGCCAATATAATGTTAATACCCTTAGGACATAGTGACGAACTCTACGATTGGCTTTGCTGCACAAATATTATCTGCACTATATACGACAAGCACTTTTTTGTTAGGCTAAGATACAAGCTCTACAAAATAACTCCAGAATGAAAGGTAAAATAACGGATCAAAACGGATGTGAAAAACTGTAAAATAGCTAGTTAGCTACTGAGTCTCATTTCTTTCCAGCTTTTCATTCTCTTCCCGTTTTCTTTCTGCTTCTTGAAGTTCCCTTGCAGCATCCTCCTCTTCCTCCATTTCATCACGATCTTCAAACTCCTTAGTTGCTGCCATAGCTCTGACAACAGGATCTCGTAGTTCAGAAATCAAACCGCCACCAATCCGATACTCTTCTTCATCCCCGATCAAGAACAGCTGTTGATCAGGTCCGCTTGTCATGGGAATATCCACTGCCAGTAACTTCATATCATACTGCCAATAGGTAGCAATAGAAATTATTGTAGGAGTTTGTATATAACCCAACGGAAGTCAACTCTAAAAACTCTACTAATTGAGAATTGATGCAAGTCTGATGCTTGGAGGCATTTGAAAGTAAATTAGAAAAGCACACCCATTTGATTTGAATGTACATAAACACAACGAAGTTTGCGATTTATTTGGACATAGATGTGCATATTAAATTCACAAGACCGGAACAGAATGGTAAAACCTGTGGACTACGAGTAAATTGCACGATAATTTTCAAACATATGTCACAGCAAAATGGAAGGGGCGGGGGggtatttttctttatttactCAAATCAACCAACACCTTCCATTTCATTACATAAACAAATTATTTAAGAGtgaaaaaagtgagttgaagaaAACCTGGCCTTTTTTCTTCTTGACTTCAACACTAACTACGCCTTTCCTCTCTGAACCATGTATAGGGAAAATAAGAAAACATCTTTTGCTCCTTAAGCTTGGCTGGAAACTCTTCAGTGTTATACCGCCACCCGACATCACAAAGGCTCGCAAATCGGTTCCAGTGAGTGGGGCGCCCATGACCTCAAGGATTCCAGCGGATGTATTTAATCTCCTCGTTGCCATTCTGTAAACTGTATCTGGATTAATCGTGAATCTTGCACGAACATACAAGCCCTTGACATGACAAAAACATAAAGTTATCATTGTTAGTCATGATGTACAACTAATGTTATAAAGCATGGTCTAAATTGCATGTAATGGAAAAAAGGAAAGATGGAGAATGGAAATTTTCCATTTCAGTGTTCATTAGTGTTCATTGAGCAGAAAGAAAACATGTGCCAGATGGGTTTAGCGCATGGATACCAATgtatcatataaaaaattattatgtcaAAAAATCATTCCATTTCCTGTCCCTCAGTTTTATCCAAAATACCTGGGGTAATTTATAAACCACTACCTTATTTCTTTCCCCTGAGAATTACTTGCGCCATCCCCAACTCCCCATTTAACACATCACACAATTCACTCCATCAACCAGTCAAGTAAGCAGTGGAAATGGGAAGGGAAAAAATAGACACAGACACAAAAAGATGTATTAACGACAAAATCAGCAGAAACTGCAGCTCAAAACAAGGAGCTACAGGCCTAACGGATCCATTAGAGCAGACATCTCAAGGTTGGGGCCAATTAAAATGTCATGAGCTAAACGCAAAAAGCACTGCATGCAAGATTAAGAAAGTCGGCGCAAACATTTTTTCCCAGATAAGAGAAGTtcaattcataattttaagccATCTGCAAAGTATCTTCTCTCTGCTCCTTTAATATGTCAATTGTCTGGTGTCCAATTCAAATCATTTGATGTTGAGCCTTCACTGTAACGCAGCAGACGAATAAAAGTGATTGTGGCCCTGTCTGTATACTAATTTGTCATCATGCTATGGTCGCCGAAGAGGTGTAATGTATATACAGGTTCAACACAAGGAAGCAAATAAACGTATATGCCACTACACAGTTGAAGTCATATTCTTCCGAATCTACTATAGCGAAACCATAAAAACACGTCATTAGATTATGAACACTATAAAAGTTATTCCTTCATCATCAATggaataattaatcaattccAGCACTAAATTGCAACATAAAGTAAGGTtggacaatgcctacaaacatTGGAAACCCGAGATCAGAGCTCACCGTGAATGCCACAATAGCCGATGAAAGAGCTAGAAATCCATACTTAGCCATGCCTTTTGAAAACCCAATAAACATATTAGCAATCCCAAACAAGACCCTCCACAGCAAAATGCACACCACCAGCCCACTAGCACCCAGTTTCAGCAAATAATTTCTCTTCCAAAATGCCTCCAGTTGAAGCCTCCCCGCCTCCCTGTAGCGCTAAACGCCTTCGTAACAGTTGCCCCAGGGTTTCTCATTTTTCCCGCAATTTTTTTAGAGCCTGTCTCATAATTCTTAGATGAAAAGTACCTAGACCCCAAATTACTTCTGTTCAGCAAAAATCTGACATATGGGTCCAGATTCCCGTACAATTTCGAAACATTGGGTGCCGATGAAATATCGAGTCTGTGAGAATTTGATGACCATGTAGAAAAAGCATGGTTCTGAATTATTTTAGGGTTTTTTGTGATGAAATTGGAAATACCACAGGTAGTGGGATTTCCAGGAGCGGACTTCGATTCAATGTGATGAAAATACCTGAAAGCAAATCTTGATGACGAAGATTTCTCCATTTTCTTTCTCTTTTGTTTCTGCCTGAAATTTTCCAACAGGATTAGATTAGATTCACGGATATCAAAAACTCGGAGTATGATCGATTGACTTGCTGGAAGAAAATTAATCAAACCGCTTCTTACGAAGTCTACAAGACCATTTATATAGAGTATAATAACCCAAGGCAGTGAACCTCAATGAATTTGAGAAATTcattttttcaattaaataatttatcaaagttaaaaaacaaaatatcttatatatagatacatgtgcatagaaaaatattattaaaattgtgtatgttgatgtatttttttcttagaagacaataaataagaataagatttataataaataagaataagatttttttatgaaatatatcaAATTCATTCCTCCTGCCAACATTATTTTGATCGAGTCAACGACCACACAATGTTTGCTTGATGCGATTTACGAGTTGACTCCGTTAAGCCCGGATATTTATACATTTCAAAAAAACATCAATAAGTTCCACtaccaacaacaaaaaaaatcatgaacattAAAAcagttataataattttatgattaaagtaatttaattcaattaaaatatttgaaattaaattaaaatatttgaaccaATTAAGTTCAAATATATAAACTTAAACTGTTCGTGGAGtccattataaaaaaatataaggattttgtgatatcgtctcacaagagacctactctacaaaaatttatgtgaaacGGTTttacatgtcaattttgtgagacaggtaTTATATTTGAGTTACTCATTTTGCAAATATGAGTAGGGTTAAccgttataaaaataaatatatatgagacCTTATCACAAGAGACACACTTTCGATTTAAATGTGAAAGAGGCTTGAAATTCGAATTGACAAATATCCTTAcaatttgttttgataattTCCAAATCTGTATATTTTAAGGTGGAAACTACTACTTCAAATTAGTGAAATTAGGTAAATCAACTCTTCGAATTTTCCGAATTTTTTGTCGATGTTTGTATATTGGGGACATTGTTtgagaaatcaaaataaattaatatgccATATTCTTAAagacaaaaaattgtgtgaaacggtctcacgggtcttattttgtgagacggNaaaataaattaatatgccATATTCTTAAagacaaaaaattgtgtgagacagtctcacgggtcttattttgtgagatggtctcttatttgggtcatctatgaaaaaaaatattactttttatgctaaaagtattactttttattgtgaatatcggtatggttgacctgtctcacagataaagattcataagatcgtctcacaagatactcACTCATTCTTAAAAGCTTGTATAGGGTTTGAGAATTATTAAGACCAACGGGATGTCAAAATAGCaagaaatatgagaaaatagaGGTGTGGGTCTCCAGCTTTTGACGCAAAAACAAATTTCTCTACATGTTTTTAGTggaaaggggaaaaaaaagatattttcttaattcatttaaaatcaCCATGTAATATgtacacaaaaaaattaaagctaTCAATTCGAGTTCGGTTCGTCGGGTTGATCCGACCCATCAAATGGATTATTGACATATTTCCAACTTATTTAAAGACGGACTTACACAAAGCAGCTCAAGTGGATTACGAGCCAAATGCCAATCCATGGCGGGCCGGGTTTGCCAGCATGTTGAGAAATAGTGTATTTGGCAAGCTCGATGGTCGTTCTCCAAAGTCCAAACGAATCTAATGTGGTGTGGGCTATTCTGTAATTATTATAGATGGGCATTTGTATTTATGGAAACAAcgaaaaaagtaataatatataatttatgataTCAGAATTAAGGATGATAACGAGTCGTGTTTAGTTATGGTGCTGTATCTTTCGTTATCATcttcatttattatatttaatttcatcttcatcctcaTACACATCAGAGGATCGAATATTCATATCATAATCAAATATCTTATTATCATTTataattgcatatttttcaaatctgaattaattagaataagctataaatatttatttccaaTTTCAAAAGTTTTGGTCAAATTATATATTACTGATGCtataaatttacaaattgaCTAATTAAAGTCAACTGTTGATGACAAGATTGAAAGTCTAAACCCAATATTAAACACATGATAGTTGATTGATTTTTTCCCTGAAAACCATCTATCTCAAGAAAAaatgaatgattttatcaatacACAAATATATAACTCGTCGTAAATTTCAATCACGTTCATAGTCATCAATATAGGAACTGGGTTCAAGCTTTCCCTGTCCTTTTTCATCAATGGACTCTTGACGTATATGAAAGAGCGCGGTTCGTTCAAGTATTTGAGTATACAGTGtaacttaaattatttttgaaaattacgtCTCATATAAAAAATACcatttgaatataaatataaatctaaGATAAGGTCCAAACTGTAAAAATACCAATActtataaatcataaaataaatatctacacgaaataaactaaaacatgaaGAATAAAACATTAATAATCATTCTCGCCCTCCATTTTCCGCTCAATTGCGATTTGGGACCAAATTGGATTTATGATTGTACCATTTTTTAATTACCAGGTATTTATCcataattttatatgtaaaattaataattaaatcaaaccataactaatattttcaaaaatatcatacataagcaaacatatcacatatataatttaaatatatgcaGTTATAATCTATACATATCTATATAAAAACagagtttttgtgatatttggaaattttttgtcaaaaaattgctaaaaaaataTTGGGTAGGTCTCTTGGTCACCAAGAGACCTACCCAAtatttttttagcaattttttgacaaaaaatttccaaatatcacaaaaactctGTTTTTCACGAATCTTTAATTGTAAGACGAATCaacactaccgatattcacaataaaaagtaatactcttagcataaaaaataatactttttcattgatgtctcaaataagaaatatgactcacgaaattgatccgtgagaccgtctcacaaaaatttttgtgaaaaatatttgttgtaaTTAATGTATTCACTTATCATATTAAATATTCGAAAACAAATAGAAAGTAAATGTGAaggtttttaaatttaatttttaaaattcaaatttgaattttatatcatttgaaaatataaactacaTTTAAGTGTCTACATGAgttatattatttgatttatttcagttatagttttgagttttgtgtTACTTTTATTTATTCAGTCATCATTGAcctatattatattaaatatttttatataatattacatttttcaACTTTTAAAAAAGTGTCGTCGtgaattttgatatattgattattcataaattattattattattattattattattgtcgtTGTTGTTGTGTATCTTAATTAgatttcaatataaatattttttaaacactttaaaaaataatttaaattttaatcaaaatttattaatctaacgaaaaatttaatttttgaaaaatatttatttattgtttaaaaatttaatagacaaaagaatatatgattttttagatAAATAGTTTCACTCATCCAAGataaataagttaatttaacgagtgggtctcatgtgagaccgtcttacggatcttaatctgtgagatgtgtcaaccctacccatattcacaataaaaagtaatactcttagcataaaaagtaatattttttcatggatgacctaaataagagatccgtctcacaaatacgacccatgagaccgtatcacacaagtttttgcctaatttaacaatataatatcGTTATCCTAATTTAAGTATTATTTAAGATGatataaacaatttttatataatattttttataataatatttaaaatataaatatactcattatattatatcaataattttaataaatttttaaacacaaatactttttaaatttttaataattaactaCATAAAATAACTTGGTATATCACAAAtactaatttaaataattttaaactatCGACTGAAttcattcaaaaattattttgagaagTACTTATGTTACATATTAAAGTTATAGAATTTAATTCAtcaacatttttaaataatttacgaattaaaattattataaaatttaatataataatatttaatataataatataatcgtATATTAATTAGTGTAGTATGTACGGTCGGGAAAACGTGTTCTATTTGTTAAAAAGATAATAATGGTAAACCTCACTGTTTAATCCTTGGCTCGTCTGACTTTTCTTCTGTGAAAATTTCTTAAGCATTTACGTAACTGATAAATTTCTCAATGGGACAACCCAAAATTTTCCAAGAAATTGTCAATTTTTGATTGATCTTCAAGAATTTTTCTATATGGAGACATCAAATTTTGATGCTTCGAGTTTGGATACTTCAACGTCGATTTCATCATCGAGTGTCAACGGAGGAAGCTCAAGAACTCCTCGATTCCGTTTTATCCGCCTCTTACAGTCTCCAATTTCATCGCTCCTGGAATATTCAGGGGTTTTAAGAGTCCGACCCGATGACCCTTACTCGGAGGCGCGTCCTCTTATGTCTGGCGAGGTCAATGACCTGAGTGTTGGAAATATTCAGGGCCCGAACAATTCTGGTTCGATTGATGGTGATGGTGATGTCGATGGTACTGTCAACAATAGTAATAGTCGCGGGGAAGTTTCGATTCGGATAATTGGTGAGCAAGATAGGGTTGGGGTTGTAAATAGTGGTGAAAATGGGGAGGAGTCGGGGGTGGGATTGAGTGCGGATGAGTCTATGGTTCCTCGCGAGGGGGTTAATGGGAATGGGGGTAATAGTAATGGTGatgataacaacaataataaccaGAATAGGGAGGCATCAGCTTATCAGAGATATGACATACAGCAGGTGGCGAGGTGGGTTGAGCAGATTCTTCCCTTTTCTTTGCTTTTGTTGGTGGTTTTCATCCGGCAACACTTTCAAGGTAATCGTTGTATTGGGATTCGCTTGTATTTTAGTTTGTTTGTGCTGTTTGATGGATGATTTTATATGAATGAATTATAATTGGATTCATTGTggtaaattttcaa comes from Primulina huaijiensis isolate GDHJ02 chromosome 5, ASM1229523v2, whole genome shotgun sequence and encodes:
- the LOC140977050 gene encoding uncharacterized protein, whose translation is MFIGFSKGMAKYGFLALSSAIVAFTGLYVRARFTINPDTVYRMATRRLNTSAGILEVMGAPLTGTDLRAFVMSGGGITLKSFQPSLRSKRCFLIFPIHGSERKGVVSVEVKKKKGQYDMKLLAVDIPMTSGPDQQLFLIGDEEEYRIGGGLISELRDPVVRAMAATKEFEDRDEMEEEEDAARELQEAERKREENEKLERNETQ
- the LOC140977049 gene encoding transcription elongation factor TFIIS-like, encoding METELTELFEVVKRAADVADNSPGEEDRCIGALKQLKKFPVNYQVLVSTQVGKRLRQLTKHKSDKIRVLASDVVEMWKSIIVEETMKKKNGSTSNGDTVGTEPASSSDTNEHKKFQRTNSIKTEQKSTAKNVHLLKSETSTILKSEKTDVVTTTKNEPGEHRQVNMKVKEKASFELRVSASDPIGPPKLTSLVYCKDSLRDKIREIIAEALCKVYSEVDDDLREQANICDPFRVAVLVESAMFEKWGKSNGGQKFKYRSIIFNIKDPNNPDFRRKLLLGDIEPCAVPDLTAEEMASDERQIQNDKIKEKALFNSELGGPPKASTNEFTCSRCKKKETTYYQLQTRSADEPMTTFVTCVNCNKRWKF